The Metabacillus schmidteae genome has a segment encoding these proteins:
- a CDS encoding YxlC family protein codes for MDNHDKESDMLKVLKEDWENIDAIAGTPQITQHEIHEQLHSYKLKRKRAFRKELYLFILTAIFILGLFITIIFKSRETILFIQVCACLIGPVIYLFLTKREGKVRL; via the coding sequence ATGGACAATCACGATAAAGAGAGTGATATGTTGAAGGTGCTGAAGGAGGATTGGGAAAATATCGATGCTATTGCCGGAACTCCCCAGATTACTCAGCATGAAATTCACGAGCAGCTTCATTCATATAAACTTAAGAGAAAAAGAGCTTTCCGAAAAGAGTTATACCTTTTTATTTTGACAGCCATTTTCATTTTAGGTCTTTTCATTACAATCATTTTTAAAAGTAGGGAAACTATATTATTCATCCAAGTGTGTGCCTGTTTAATAGGGCCTGTAATTTACCTTTTCCTTACCAAGCGTGAAGGGAAGGTACGGCTATGA